The proteins below are encoded in one region of Ricinus communis isolate WT05 ecotype wild-type chromosome 6, ASM1957865v1, whole genome shotgun sequence:
- the LOC112534793 gene encoding uncharacterized protein LOC112534793, with protein MVSENGKEDGLSYPLIIAMKGSSSTEKSELATKLASFLQYPLIDEGDIILALKSSIPSFSSTEDYEEELPLKIVSQICSTQISLKLHVIVNSELSQRAHFEHLVQLASSEGASLLIIDCEAQNGDALYDAGDVPKLNIDVLKPFVLEEFVHAILQDAEFPQEIYLAMSNGN; from the exons ATGGTATCAgaaaatggtaaagaagatgGGTTGAGTTATCCATTGATCATAGCAATGAAGGGTAGTTCAAGTACTGAAAAGAGCGAACTGGCCACCAAGTTAGCTTCATTTCTTCAGTATCCTCTCATTGATGAAGGAGATATCATCCTAGCCCTTAAAAGCTCAATTCCGTCCTTCTCCTCCACTGAAGATTACGAAGAAGAGTTGCCTCTTAAAATTGTTAGTCAAATCTGTTCAACTCAAATCAGTTTGAAGCTTCATGTCATTGTCAATTCTGAGCTCTCTCAACGTGCCCATTTTGAACATTTGGTGCAATTGGCAAGTTCCGAGGGGGCATCTTTGCTCATTATTGATTGTGAAGCTCAAAATGGTGATGCCCTTTATGATGCTGGGGATGTCCCAAAGCTCAACATCGATGTCTTAAAGCCATTTGTTTTGGAGGAATTTGTTCATGCAATTCTACAAGATGCCGAATTCCCTCAAG AAATTTATCTAGCAATGAGTAATGGAAATTAG